A window of Candidatus Dependentiae bacterium contains these coding sequences:
- a CDS encoding deoxyribodipyrimidine photo-lyase, which translates to MYQFKKSAFIFHRDLRLHDNTGLLAACNESKAVIPIFVFTPEQIGKNNKYRSDNAIQFMIESLQDLQQRVENRNGKLYLFHDELEHVVTKLIKKEKIDAVFTNKDYTPYAKKRDQNLEKLCKDHSVSFHAYDDALLNSPGKILTKSGEPYKVFTPFWKRSVQFPVTKDHAFRYDSFYNKKIDFAEDKTIYKKILKKEKIHPDPVERVAVHGGRTNGLKIMRTLNEFKNYDEIRNTPAIDTTLLSAHNKFGTVSIRELYWNMRNALGAAGPKGLIRQLYWRDFYYHIAYAWPKVFGHAFQDKYDKLTWSLSKKNFELWCEGKTGFPIVDAGMRQMNETGWMHNRARMIVASFLVKDLHINWLWGEKYFAQKLVDYDPCVNNGNWQWAASTGCDPQPYFRIFNPWLQQKKFDPECIYIKRWIPELENVDNKVIHNWASDKSPELNYPRPMVNHKKEKEIALKMFKQAG; encoded by the coding sequence TTGTATCAATTCAAAAAATCGGCATTTATTTTTCATCGTGATCTAAGACTACATGACAACACTGGGCTATTAGCTGCATGCAATGAATCAAAAGCAGTTATTCCTATATTTGTTTTTACACCTGAACAAATAGGCAAAAACAATAAGTATCGCAGCGACAACGCCATTCAGTTTATGATTGAATCATTGCAAGATCTGCAACAACGTGTCGAAAATAGAAACGGCAAACTCTATCTTTTTCATGATGAGCTTGAGCACGTAGTAACAAAATTGATTAAAAAAGAAAAAATCGATGCCGTTTTTACTAATAAAGATTACACGCCATATGCAAAAAAACGTGACCAAAATCTTGAAAAACTATGCAAAGATCATAGCGTTTCATTTCATGCATATGATGATGCGCTGCTCAATTCACCAGGCAAGATTTTGACCAAATCGGGCGAACCATATAAAGTATTTACACCATTCTGGAAGCGTTCCGTGCAATTTCCCGTAACAAAAGATCATGCATTTCGTTATGACTCTTTTTATAACAAAAAGATCGATTTTGCCGAAGATAAAACTATCTATAAAAAAATCTTAAAAAAGGAAAAAATTCATCCTGATCCTGTCGAACGGGTAGCTGTGCACGGTGGCAGAACAAATGGCCTGAAAATTATGCGGACATTAAACGAATTTAAAAATTATGATGAGATCCGCAATACACCTGCAATTGATACAACACTTCTTTCAGCTCACAATAAATTTGGCACTGTATCGATTAGGGAGCTTTATTGGAACATGCGCAATGCACTCGGAGCTGCCGGTCCGAAAGGTTTGATTCGTCAACTTTATTGGCGTGATTTTTATTATCACATTGCCTACGCATGGCCTAAAGTTTTTGGGCATGCATTTCAAGATAAATATGACAAATTAACATGGAGTCTTAGTAAAAAAAATTTTGAGCTATGGTGCGAAGGCAAAACCGGTTTTCCTATCGTTGATGCCGGTATGCGCCAAATGAATGAAACAGGCTGGATGCATAATCGTGCGCGCATGATTGTTGCATCATTTTTGGTGAAAGATCTGCATATCAATTGGTTATGGGGTGAAAAATATTTTGCACAAAAACTGGTTGATTATGATCCATGTGTAAATAATGGTAATTGGCAATGGGCAGCATCAACAGGCTGTGATCCGCAACCCTATTTCAGGATTTTCAACCCTTGGTTACAACAAAAAAAATTTGATCCTGAATGCATCTACATCAAACGCTGGATTCCTGAACTTGAAAATGTCGATAATAAAGTCATCCATAATTGGGCATCGGACAAAAGCCCTGAACTCAACTATCCACGGCCAATGGTTAACCATAAAAAAGAAAAAGAGATTGCATTGAAAATGTTTAAACAGGCAGGGTAA